From the genome of Candidatus Wallbacteria bacterium, one region includes:
- a CDS encoding DUF5050 domain-containing protein codes for MKIFLLILTIFLIVNCPDISAHDIVFLPGQGVLPNPTPHPTPTPTPTPTPTPTPTPTPTPTPTPTPTPTPTPTPTPTPTPTPTPTPISDLKILYSSYQNNYTSVFMMDSNGANQKRITPDAAPTFSHAVSPLGKTFAFVTDTLEAAQRDMYVMGIDGSARKKVTDDKTTEIHINYSADGNWLVYSLQNGSASPSGLLTKIYDLVVVKTDGTGWKNVTNTHDSEDFASFFPDGKKIIFQVTNDSNETYVAVVGVDGTGYTKLTTDKMSFNPCVSADGTKIAFNSKQGGTQECIYIADADGNNPKKIASLNGLNCTRPKISADGTRVYYMVESVPGVMKSYDVGEVASDGNAPQLVTTKSSVLDFDVAPDGVNVVYSSKHEGNLEIYTANITLGGFTKLTTNPGADAEPRWLNAKSDVTVVKKMRVLAAGAYSPPNKPLDNTDADDFIAALSAQGYTLEADIRDAAINQASFEPSTPIDILMYTGHGTDDMACPPSGDTYSFSDCKSNKVKHIMLACCLSVTDKWVDAQKNNSNLLTVLGYYMISWDKPADNEIAKAFCSGINGKSTDDAQAFFDSWKLANCNYDPEMAKRWSGVINKTYYKGQSKFAFFNQDDPNDNTCFREGTESLTKISVSGLKARSLETPIQLSDNLSYAFAVEKAIDDEFPAIVANPVDVKRHVDLKSFRRFGYDYEISQAGGLRIFRTPSNLNTSKGFWQAYATAVNFIEANGGLPADAELKEIIPIVRTSSGMDVTINYFLSFGRVVDGKELSGINGDCINLLVDRFGVASYTVLWRQLEKSPPQKELILDPIEALNRAAPQISSLIKAGAQITFINFTMGYYSPSFRQSGPVECRPCYHFITSDGSRIHVDAESGNLLTD; via the coding sequence ATGAAAATATTTCTGTTGATTTTGACGATTTTCCTGATCGTGAATTGTCCTGACATTTCTGCACATGATATAGTTTTTCTTCCAGGACAGGGTGTATTGCCTAATCCTACCCCACATCCTACTCCGACCCCCACTCCTACTCCAACACCGACTCCTACTCCTACACCTACTCCAACACCGACACCGACTCCTACTCCTACACCTACTCCAACACCGACCCCCACTCCTACTCCAACACCGACTCCTACCCCCACTCCAATTTCAGATTTAAAAATCCTGTACAGCAGTTATCAAAATAATTACACCAGTGTTTTTATGATGGATTCCAACGGAGCCAATCAGAAGAGAATCACACCCGATGCTGCCCCCACTTTTAGCCATGCAGTCTCTCCTCTTGGAAAAACCTTTGCCTTTGTGACCGATACCCTGGAAGCAGCTCAGCGTGACATGTATGTGATGGGAATTGACGGCTCTGCACGTAAAAAAGTCACAGATGATAAAACGACTGAAATTCACATTAATTATTCTGCGGACGGCAATTGGCTGGTTTACTCCCTGCAGAACGGATCAGCCAGCCCCAGCGGGTTGCTTACCAAAATCTACGACCTGGTGGTTGTAAAAACAGACGGCACAGGCTGGAAGAATGTCACCAATACTCATGACAGCGAAGACTTTGCCAGCTTTTTCCCTGACGGGAAAAAAATAATTTTCCAGGTTACCAACGATTCCAATGAAACATATGTGGCAGTGGTTGGAGTTGACGGCACAGGTTATACCAAACTCACCACAGACAAAATGAGTTTCAACCCCTGCGTTTCGGCTGACGGAACTAAGATCGCATTCAATTCCAAGCAGGGCGGGACACAGGAGTGCATCTACATTGCAGATGCAGACGGCAATAACCCCAAGAAGATAGCTTCTTTAAACGGCCTGAACTGCACCCGCCCTAAAATTTCCGCTGACGGGACCAGAGTCTATTACATGGTGGAATCAGTTCCAGGGGTCATGAAAAGTTATGATGTGGGAGAAGTCGCTTCAGACGGCAATGCGCCGCAGCTGGTCACTACCAAATCCAGTGTGCTGGATTTCGACGTGGCCCCTGACGGGGTAAATGTGGTTTATTCCTCCAAGCACGAAGGTAATCTGGAGATCTATACAGCCAACATCACGCTGGGAGGATTCACAAAGCTGACCACCAACCCTGGAGCTGACGCAGAGCCCAGGTGGCTGAACGCCAAATCCGATGTGACTGTAGTCAAAAAAATGAGAGTGCTAGCAGCAGGTGCTTACTCTCCCCCGAACAAGCCACTCGACAACACGGACGCCGACGATTTCATCGCCGCCTTGAGCGCACAGGGTTATACTCTGGAAGCCGACATCCGCGATGCAGCGATCAACCAAGCTTCATTCGAGCCGTCCACGCCGATAGACATCCTGATGTACACAGGACACGGCACAGACGACATGGCCTGCCCGCCTAGCGGAGATACCTATTCATTCAGTGACTGCAAATCCAACAAAGTCAAACACATCATGCTTGCCTGTTGCCTGTCTGTCACAGATAAATGGGTAGACGCCCAGAAAAACAATTCGAATCTGCTCACTGTACTCGGTTATTACATGATCTCATGGGACAAACCTGCAGACAACGAAATCGCCAAGGCGTTCTGCTCAGGGATCAACGGCAAATCCACAGACGATGCCCAGGCCTTTTTCGACTCCTGGAAACTGGCCAACTGCAACTATGATCCGGAAATGGCTAAACGCTGGAGCGGTGTGATCAATAAAACTTATTACAAAGGTCAGAGCAAATTTGCTTTTTTCAACCAGGACGATCCCAATGACAACACTTGTTTCAGAGAGGGAACAGAGAGTTTAACCAAAATCTCAGTCTCAGGACTCAAAGCCAGATCATTGGAAACTCCGATCCAGCTCAGCGACAATCTCAGCTATGCTTTCGCAGTTGAAAAGGCCATTGACGATGAATTTCCGGCGATAGTTGCCAATCCTGTCGATGTAAAGCGCCACGTTGATTTGAAATCATTCCGCCGCTTTGGTTATGATTACGAAATTTCCCAGGCAGGCGGTCTGCGGATTTTCCGGACCCCTTCAAATCTGAACACTTCCAAAGGTTTCTGGCAAGCGTATGCCACTGCTGTAAATTTCATCGAGGCCAATGGCGGGCTCCCTGCTGACGCCGAACTTAAAGAGATCATACCCATCGTCCGTACCTCATCCGGCATGGATGTGACCATTAATTACTTCCTCTCCTTCGGCAGAGTTGTAGACGGCAAAGAACTTTCAGGAATCAATGGAGACTGCATAAATCTCCTAGTGGACCGGTTTGGAGTAGCCTCTTACACTGTCCTCTGGCGGCAGCTGGAAAAATCTCCGCCTCAGAAAGAGTTGATTCTCGATCCAATCGAAGCTCTGAACAGGGCGGCTCCCCAGATATCCTCCCTGATCAAAGCAGGAGCACAAATCACTTTCATCAACTTTACAATGGGATATTATTCTCCGTCCTTCAGGCAATCCGGCCCAGTAGAGTGCAGACCCTGCTATCATTTCATCACCAGCGATGGAAGCAGGATCCACGTTGATGCAGAGAGCGGTAACCTGCTCACTGATTAG
- a CDS encoding ABC transporter substrate-binding protein: MLRNIFLILLFAITSGCGKNTITPVQDKEHLGSGNKSVSGDSAVVALRNSPLSFNPLLPQNETSQLINPLLYASVVKEEPDGSFTGDIARKWEISTDGKIITFYLKNIIWWQDAIELTVADIKFTCAAIRSGNSNLREAFSRCSLEVVDAYCFRAVYDEPFAPALCSWTVPILPSHLLLRENLPDSAFNYQPIGAGPFSFTSYSQDDTLILSASQSYFLGRPLLDKLVFKIIPDTGNAINLLLQGKIDILELEPYQFQKYSGSSEFLNRFTVLKKPCTDYISIRFSKGTPLTDRNLRNALSLAIDRERFEGRPISSPFPPDRFENPAVKPMEFSPEKARKLLESRGSGAGGNSICLNYPAELSNQAAIIKDSWEKIGVTVTLKSGITTEITGETNVFLERKAYGSDPEFCDLPDGVPEIARLMAEGRRTLNMDQRKEIYGQVQKILAESQIIIFLSAESGFYAADKRFAGLKFVPGRGFNFQECSVPQELQKY, encoded by the coding sequence ATGCTGAGAAATATTTTTCTGATTTTGCTTTTCGCCATTACTTCCGGCTGCGGAAAAAACACCATAACTCCGGTTCAGGACAAAGAACACCTGGGCAGCGGAAATAAATCCGTGTCAGGGGACTCAGCTGTTGTAGCGCTCAGAAATTCACCTCTGAGCTTCAATCCACTGCTTCCTCAAAACGAAACCTCCCAGCTGATTAACCCTCTGCTATATGCCAGTGTGGTAAAAGAGGAACCTGATGGTTCGTTTACCGGTGATATTGCCAGAAAATGGGAAATCTCCACAGACGGAAAAATCATCACTTTTTATCTGAAAAACATTATCTGGTGGCAGGATGCGATCGAACTCACTGTCGCAGACATCAAATTCACCTGTGCTGCGATCAGATCCGGCAACAGCAATCTGCGAGAAGCTTTTTCCCGCTGCAGCCTGGAAGTAGTGGATGCATACTGTTTCCGAGCCGTATATGATGAGCCTTTCGCCCCTGCTCTCTGCAGCTGGACTGTTCCAATTCTTCCTTCACACCTGCTGCTTCGTGAAAATCTGCCTGATTCAGCCTTTAATTATCAGCCGATCGGAGCCGGCCCTTTCAGTTTTACCTCCTATTCACAGGATGACACACTGATCCTCAGCGCCAGTCAGAGCTATTTTCTCGGCAGACCGTTGCTTGACAAACTCGTATTCAAGATCATTCCCGACACTGGGAATGCCATCAATCTGCTGCTTCAGGGGAAGATCGACATTCTGGAACTCGAACCATATCAGTTTCAGAAATACTCCGGCTCAAGCGAGTTTCTGAACCGATTTACAGTGTTAAAAAAACCTTGCACAGACTATATCTCAATCAGATTTTCCAAGGGGACTCCTTTAACCGACCGGAATCTTAGAAATGCTCTCTCACTAGCCATCGACAGGGAACGCTTTGAAGGACGCCCCATCTCAAGCCCGTTCCCGCCGGATCGCTTTGAAAACCCTGCTGTCAAACCGATGGAATTTTCCCCGGAAAAAGCCCGCAAACTGTTGGAATCCCGCGGCAGCGGAGCCGGAGGCAATTCAATCTGCCTGAATTATCCGGCTGAGCTTTCGAATCAGGCAGCGATAATCAAGGACTCCTGGGAAAAAATCGGAGTTACAGTTACCCTGAAATCAGGGATCACAACAGAAATCACCGGAGAAACAAACGTGTTTCTGGAGCGGAAAGCTTATGGGTCTGACCCTGAGTTCTGCGACCTGCCTGACGGAGTCCCGGAAATTGCGCGGCTGATGGCTGAAGGCAGGAGAACTTTGAACATGGATCAAAGAAAAGAAATATATGGTCAGGTTCAAAAGATCCTGGCCGAAAGTCAGATCATCATCTTTCTCAGCGCGGAATCAGGTTTTTACGCTGCTGACAAGCGCTTTGCCGGGCTTAAGTTCGTGCCAGGCAGAGGATTCAATTTTCAGGAATGCAGCGTCCCGCAGGAATTGCAAAAGTATTAG
- a CDS encoding formylglycine-generating enzyme family protein: protein MRIVCLIFIFLASATCFSASAVDATEKTIDIGHSVTMELVLISAGEFTMGRVESDSADACPAHLVRITRDFYLGRYEVTQRQWEEVTGFNPSCFSGPNRPVEQVSWNDCQDFVGRLNLRGIGKFRLPSEAEWEYACRAGTITHFYWGDSIETDYLWYGDNSGNMTHDVGLKKPNPWGLFDMLGNVREWCNDSYYDKYYGSSPVNDPQCTNGNLKVLRGGCFWNYSYFCHLEARDKSPKEQWYLLNGLRVVMEK from the coding sequence ATGCGGATAGTTTGTCTGATTTTTATTTTTCTGGCCTCTGCCACTTGCTTTTCAGCCTCAGCTGTGGACGCCACTGAAAAAACCATTGATATCGGGCATTCAGTGACTATGGAATTAGTGCTGATCTCAGCTGGTGAATTCACGATGGGCAGGGTGGAATCCGATTCGGCAGATGCCTGTCCTGCTCACCTGGTCAGGATCACCAGGGATTTCTATCTCGGCAGATATGAAGTCACTCAAAGGCAGTGGGAAGAAGTGACTGGATTCAATCCCAGCTGTTTTTCCGGTCCGAACAGGCCTGTGGAGCAAGTAAGCTGGAACGACTGCCAGGACTTTGTCGGCCGTTTGAACCTGCGCGGGATCGGCAAGTTCCGCCTTCCATCCGAAGCTGAATGGGAATATGCCTGCCGGGCCGGCACAATCACTCATTTTTACTGGGGCGATTCCATTGAAACTGATTATCTCTGGTATGGCGACAACAGCGGAAACATGACACACGATGTCGGGCTGAAGAAGCCGAATCCATGGGGTTTGTTCGATATGCTGGGAAATGTCCGGGAATGGTGCAATGACAGTTATTATGATAAATATTACGGCAGCAGCCCTGTCAATGATCCGCAGTGCACGAACGGAAATCTCAAAGTTCTGCGGGGCGGGTGTTTCTGGAATTATTCATACTTCTGCCATCTGGAAGCCAGGGATAAAAGCCCCAAAGAGCAATGGTATCTTCTGAACGGACTCAGGGTAGTGATGGAGAAGTGA
- a CDS encoding ATP-binding protein, with protein MIRLLICSLLVMTLSVYGQVDRRSSPDSGTSLGNENSFFQGWTSAVKDPAEAGRIAAESLLRELGGKKTAVIFIAATNDFSVKKPIIEEVSRVFPGVPVWGLTTGKGFFMNSTLEIFNDHSVGLLALCSNDHEFIAAGAPAVRGDPLLAASEAFKQLPADKKPALFLLASFYNEHVNEILESIKDRFGPVPVFGGDTHLNQGALFFNGNVLEKDGLALLAVYTDRRIGLNFQSGFRVAGPEGLITAADLQRIREIDGKPAVDVYNLWTDNRFSERIRNGEDIFNNLLYYPLARVKKGSDGIDRHFVLAVNPEKDGSLNTYSPVRVGERLVLMAVDDQALVKRPGVSLLSARAMIGGDFSGGLSFYCAGSQILLEQKKQVNQLGMEYKKAFGKPFLALFTEGEYGCCPGSDSFHANLMLDTILFSGPGEKPEPGIPAGPAEALPDKPEESGIPWSALFLEIFAVLAVLFIMKRMLLQWKTLSGKLISKLIVRLCILFLICSLAFLTGFVRANRLVQDLEKSFVDRTGRYLISTVNRTTMLYLLARNYDQVASSCRDIVKNDPTILEFTFYDSYGQLIYHYSVLPGRVKAEELSSIKLPASVRRKYERLRQTGEGGHVFLTRKGWYEFYDCLFTEKKEYLGTLKIFIVAGKVRELLDQWFWQNIILYFLVTIAVIYLLLKGIRKSILNPIRALSDGIAGLSMRDYSRKVQVNTGDEFERLGQAFNRMMEELEKYSNGMEEQVRARTMELAATLEDLQRVSKIKDEFFASMSHELRTPLNSIIGFTEQFLDGLVGETQLDQEQRETLEMILRSGRHLLGLINDILDLSKIEAGKFQLTIEKVRLDETIVSVGQEVQAMLETVEKKGKYHFLTEIEENLPEIRADEKRVRQILLNLLSNAIKYSEQGEIKIRLFRSGFHGSADRNGLYATLAVSDQGVGIPEQQLDRIFDQYMQIVESRTKKVKGTGLGLSITKKLVEMHKGTIRVESVHGQGSTFIVTLPIGQ; from the coding sequence ATGATCAGGTTATTGATCTGCTCATTGCTTGTCATGACGCTGTCTGTTTACGGTCAGGTCGACCGCAGATCTTCTCCTGATTCCGGGACCTCCCTGGGGAATGAAAACTCTTTCTTTCAAGGATGGACATCTGCTGTGAAGGATCCGGCCGAAGCCGGTCGGATCGCAGCGGAATCATTGCTTAGGGAGCTTGGCGGGAAAAAAACTGCAGTGATCTTTATAGCAGCCACCAATGATTTTTCCGTCAAAAAGCCGATTATCGAAGAAGTTTCAAGGGTTTTTCCAGGTGTGCCTGTCTGGGGTCTTACTACTGGAAAAGGATTTTTCATGAATTCCACTCTGGAGATTTTCAACGATCATTCGGTAGGATTACTGGCTCTCTGCAGCAATGATCACGAATTCATCGCTGCCGGAGCTCCGGCTGTCAGGGGAGATCCCCTGCTGGCTGCTTCGGAGGCTTTCAAACAGCTGCCTGCAGATAAAAAACCGGCGCTGTTTCTGCTCGCCTCGTTTTACAACGAACATGTCAACGAAATCCTGGAATCGATCAAGGACAGATTCGGGCCTGTGCCTGTATTCGGCGGTGACACTCATCTAAACCAGGGGGCCTTATTTTTCAATGGAAACGTGCTGGAAAAAGACGGACTTGCTTTGCTGGCAGTATATACAGACAGGCGGATCGGTCTTAATTTTCAGAGCGGCTTCAGGGTAGCTGGGCCGGAAGGACTGATCACTGCAGCTGATCTGCAGAGAATCCGTGAAATTGACGGCAAACCTGCAGTGGATGTTTACAATCTCTGGACAGATAACCGATTCAGCGAGCGGATCAGGAATGGGGAAGATATTTTCAACAATCTGTTGTATTACCCGCTGGCCAGGGTGAAAAAGGGATCTGACGGGATTGACAGGCATTTTGTTCTGGCCGTAAATCCTGAAAAAGACGGGAGTCTTAATACTTACTCCCCTGTACGGGTCGGTGAACGGCTGGTTCTGATGGCTGTTGATGACCAGGCACTGGTCAAACGGCCTGGAGTAAGCCTGCTCAGCGCCAGGGCCATGATCGGCGGTGACTTTTCCGGCGGACTTTCCTTTTATTGCGCAGGCTCGCAGATACTGCTCGAGCAGAAAAAACAGGTTAATCAGCTCGGCATGGAGTATAAGAAGGCCTTCGGAAAACCATTCCTTGCCTTGTTCACAGAAGGAGAGTATGGCTGCTGCCCTGGCAGCGACTCCTTTCACGCCAACCTGATGCTTGACACCATATTGTTTTCCGGCCCTGGAGAGAAACCAGAACCTGGAATTCCGGCCGGGCCAGCTGAAGCACTGCCAGACAAGCCGGAAGAAAGCGGCATCCCGTGGAGTGCCCTGTTTCTGGAGATTTTCGCGGTTTTAGCAGTCCTTTTTATCATGAAGCGGATGCTTTTGCAATGGAAGACTTTGAGCGGCAAGCTGATCAGTAAGCTGATCGTGCGCCTGTGCATCCTTTTTCTGATCTGTTCCCTGGCTTTCCTCACCGGCTTTGTCAGAGCGAACAGACTGGTTCAGGATCTGGAAAAAAGCTTTGTGGACAGGACAGGAAGGTATCTGATCAGCACTGTCAACAGGACCACAATGCTTTATCTTTTGGCCAGAAATTACGATCAGGTGGCCAGCAGCTGCAGGGACATCGTGAAAAACGACCCCACGATCCTGGAATTCACTTTCTATGATTCTTATGGACAGCTGATTTACCATTACAGCGTTCTGCCTGGGAGGGTAAAGGCAGAGGAGCTGTCATCAATCAAATTACCTGCCTCTGTCAGGCGAAAATACGAACGGCTCAGACAGACAGGAGAAGGCGGACACGTATTTCTGACCCGCAAAGGCTGGTATGAGTTTTACGATTGCCTGTTCACCGAGAAAAAGGAATATCTAGGTACCTTGAAGATCTTCATTGTTGCAGGCAAAGTCAGGGAATTGCTGGACCAGTGGTTCTGGCAGAACATCATTTTGTATTTTCTGGTCACTATCGCAGTAATTTATCTCCTTTTAAAAGGAATCCGGAAATCGATTCTGAATCCGATCAGGGCTTTGTCCGATGGAATTGCCGGCTTGAGCATGCGGGATTATTCCAGAAAGGTCCAGGTCAACACAGGAGACGAGTTTGAACGCCTGGGACAGGCTTTCAACCGCATGATGGAGGAACTGGAGAAATATTCCAACGGCATGGAGGAACAGGTCAGAGCCCGCACGATGGAACTGGCTGCAACCCTGGAAGACCTGCAGCGGGTCAGTAAAATCAAGGACGAATTCTTCGCTTCCATGAGTCACGAATTGCGGACCCCGTTGAATTCGATCATCGGCTTTACCGAGCAGTTTCTGGACGGCCTGGTCGGAGAAACACAACTTGATCAGGAGCAGCGGGAGACTCTGGAGATGATTCTTAGAAGCGGCAGGCACCTGCTCGGTTTGATCAACGATATCCTTGATCTGTCAAAGATCGAAGCAGGCAAATTTCAGCTGACTATCGAAAAAGTCAGGCTGGACGAAACCATCGTCTCAGTCGGCCAGGAAGTCCAGGCCATGCTTGAAACAGTTGAAAAGAAAGGGAAATATCACTTCCTGACTGAAATCGAAGAAAATCTCCCTGAAATCCGGGCTGACGAAAAGCGGGTGCGCCAGATTCTTTTGAATCTTCTAAGCAATGCCATCAAGTATTCCGAACAGGGTGAGATCAAAATCAGGTTATTCCGGAGCGGTTTCCATGGTTCTGCCGACAGGAACGGGCTTTACGCGACCCTGGCTGTTTCCGATCAGGGCGTCGGAATTCCTGAGCAGCAGCTGGACAGGATCTTTGATCAATACATGCAGATCGTTGAATCAAGGACCAAGAAAGTCAAGGGCACAGGCCTCGGGCTGTCCATCACAAAGAAACTTGTGGAAATGCATAAAGGTACGATCCGGGTGGAATCAGTGCATGGCCAGGGAAGCACATTCATTGTGACCCTGCCGATCGGGCAGTAA
- a CDS encoding adenylate/guanylate cyclase domain-containing protein: MELKILNTAIPGEIETSSMKEIDKKLRSDLNTILLTLEQMTEGYFGESGALDEFIRRGYTEEIGTSLQTVIPMIHKMFDLIEEGAVKRNLALELLLRQVDEERRKSDRLLLNILPEYVAEELKATNTTIPRYHDLVTVLFTDMKGFTKMAERMSPEELVRELESCFEEFDNISARYGLERIKTIGDSYMCAGGLQSDGLEKVKNCVRAGLEFQQFMKLAKEEKTRAGRDYWEARIGIHTGPVVAGVIGKTKFAYDIWGDTVNIASRCESNGSPGRVNISRATHDLVKNTFNCESRGIVEIKNRSPIEMWFVLNEKKKI, translated from the coding sequence ATGGAACTGAAGATTCTCAATACTGCGATTCCCGGTGAGATCGAAACCTCCTCCATGAAAGAGATCGATAAAAAATTGAGGTCAGATCTCAATACCATCCTTCTGACGCTGGAACAAATGACAGAAGGGTATTTCGGCGAATCCGGCGCTTTGGATGAATTTATCAGAAGGGGGTATACCGAGGAGATCGGAACATCCCTGCAGACAGTGATTCCCATGATCCATAAGATGTTCGATCTGATTGAGGAAGGAGCTGTCAAGCGTAACCTCGCGCTGGAACTGCTGCTCAGGCAGGTCGACGAGGAGCGCCGGAAATCCGACAGGTTATTACTCAACATCCTTCCTGAATATGTCGCGGAAGAGCTTAAGGCCACGAACACCACTATTCCCAGATATCACGATCTGGTGACAGTTCTTTTTACAGACATGAAGGGTTTCACGAAAATGGCTGAAAGGATGTCTCCGGAAGAACTGGTGAGGGAACTGGAATCCTGCTTCGAGGAGTTTGACAACATCAGCGCAAGGTACGGATTGGAGCGGATCAAGACCATCGGCGACTCATACATGTGCGCCGGTGGATTGCAGAGCGACGGCCTGGAAAAAGTGAAAAACTGCGTAAGAGCCGGCCTGGAGTTTCAGCAGTTCATGAAATTGGCCAAAGAGGAAAAAACCAGAGCCGGACGTGATTACTGGGAGGCCAGGATCGGCATCCATACCGGACCGGTCGTGGCAGGCGTGATCGGCAAGACGAAATTTGCCTATGACATCTGGGGAGATACGGTCAATATCGCATCCAGGTGCGAAAGTAACGGTTCCCCCGGCAGGGTGAACATTTCCAGAGCCACCCATGACCTTGTCAAAAACACTTTCAACTGCGAATCACGAGGGATTGTTGAGATTAAAAATCGCTCTCCCATTGAAATGTGGTTCGTTTTAAACGAGAAAAAAAAGATATGA
- a CDS encoding response regulator, whose product MNEKKEFLIMIVDDNEQNRLVLQREVQKGLPLVYPGLSFKTLSAENGQLALDLLLLHEFDLVLMDVDMPVMDGLTATEKIKADPNFKAIPVLAITAQAMKGDEEKCRAAGCDEYISKPIDRKRLKELIGKRLGLV is encoded by the coding sequence ATGAACGAGAAAAAGGAATTCCTGATCATGATCGTTGACGATAATGAACAGAACAGGCTGGTTTTGCAGAGGGAAGTGCAGAAGGGGCTGCCGCTTGTTTATCCCGGATTGAGTTTCAAGACTCTTTCAGCGGAAAACGGGCAGCTGGCTCTGGATCTGCTTTTGCTGCATGAGTTCGATCTGGTGCTGATGGACGTAGATATGCCGGTGATGGACGGACTGACTGCCACTGAAAAGATCAAGGCTGATCCGAACTTCAAGGCGATTCCTGTTCTCGCTATTACCGCGCAGGCCATGAAAGGGGACGAGGAAAAATGCCGCGCTGCCGGCTGCGATGAGTATATTTCCAAACCGATTGACCGCAAGAGATTGAAGGAATTGATCGGGAAGAGGCTGGGTCTGGTCTGA
- the murB gene encoding UDP-N-acetylmuramate dehydrogenase produces the protein MKVYQNYPVAQLTTFGLGGNAEKVVFPESPEELAACVEKLSRSGENYFLLGNGSNLIFQDCRIEGTLVVNRSPGLISEEDDCIRADSSVSLSNLLEFCLGNGIGGYEFLSGIPGTVGGAVSGNAGAYGDSIGNFVRTAELYSPEKGIFQAGQGDFNFDYRESEVKRKKLVITRVALSKPSRSSSWCIKSRTGEILAQRDSKLPPRGTPCAGSFFKNVLLPGADRRTAAAWFIDQAGCKGLRVGGIEVSPYHANFIVNKGNSSFSELQELVQIVKERVRDKFRIELQEEVIYYPQLR, from the coding sequence ATGAAAGTTTATCAGAATTACCCTGTCGCTCAGCTTACCACCTTCGGACTCGGCGGGAATGCTGAAAAAGTCGTTTTCCCGGAATCTCCGGAAGAACTGGCAGCCTGCGTGGAAAAACTTTCCAGGTCAGGGGAAAATTATTTTCTGCTGGGTAACGGCAGCAACCTGATTTTTCAGGACTGCAGGATCGAAGGCACATTAGTCGTGAACCGCAGCCCTGGCCTGATCAGCGAAGAAGACGACTGCATCAGAGCGGACAGTTCAGTGTCTCTCTCCAATCTGCTGGAATTCTGCCTTGGAAACGGCATTGGCGGGTATGAGTTCCTCTCAGGAATCCCAGGAACAGTAGGCGGAGCGGTGTCCGGCAATGCCGGAGCTTATGGCGATTCAATCGGGAACTTCGTCAGGACGGCAGAACTATACAGCCCTGAGAAAGGCATCTTCCAGGCCGGACAGGGTGATTTCAATTTTGACTACCGGGAAAGCGAAGTCAAGCGGAAAAAGCTCGTGATCACCCGCGTGGCTCTCTCAAAGCCTTCCAGGTCTTCCTCCTGGTGCATCAAGAGCAGAACCGGGGAAATCCTGGCACAGAGGGATTCCAAGCTCCCGCCCCGGGGAACACCCTGCGCAGGCAGCTTCTTCAAGAATGTGCTGCTCCCCGGAGCTGACAGAAGGACTGCCGCAGCCTGGTTTATCGATCAGGCCGGTTGTAAAGGCCTGAGGGTCGGGGGCATTGAAGTCTCGCCTTATCACGCCAATTTCATTGTCAATAAAGGCAACTCCTCTTTTTCAGAGCTTCAGGAACTGGTGCAAATAGTGAAAGAAAGGGTGAGAGATAAATTCAGGATCGAATTGCAGGAAGAAGTGATCTATTACCCGCAGTTACGATAA
- a CDS encoding RidA family protein, whose protein sequence is MIEKRILELGLKLPEAPKPIASYIPAVRTADLVFVSGQLPMIEGKLGCQGKIGRDCSAEDASRAAEICLMNALAAVKSVVALEQVKRVVHLCGYFNCIDSFTDHSHLLNSASELLERIFGESGKHSRVAVGVASLPKNSPVEISMIVEIQKM, encoded by the coding sequence ATGATCGAAAAACGCATTCTGGAGCTGGGACTTAAGCTTCCTGAAGCACCCAAACCGATTGCATCATACATACCTGCTGTCAGGACCGCTGACCTGGTTTTTGTTTCCGGACAGCTGCCCATGATTGAGGGAAAATTGGGTTGCCAGGGTAAGATCGGCAGGGATTGTTCGGCAGAAGATGCTTCCCGGGCAGCAGAGATCTGCCTCATGAACGCCCTGGCTGCCGTCAAATCTGTAGTTGCCCTGGAACAGGTGAAGAGAGTGGTGCACTTGTGCGGATATTTCAACTGTATCGATTCCTTCACTGATCACAGCCATCTATTGAATTCGGCTTCAGAACTGCTTGAGAGGATCTTCGGTGAATCGGGCAAGCATAGTCGAGTGGCAGTAGGTGTAGCAAGCCTGCCGAAGAATTCCCCTGTGGAAATTTCAATGATCGTGGAGATACAAAAGATGTAG